In Polynucleobacter sp. AP-Ainpum-60-G11, one DNA window encodes the following:
- a CDS encoding membrane integrity-associated transporter subunit PqiC gives MTPKKIQMMKNSRLTQFAACVFIMTALSACSLPKRPALETTSWMVAPERTGAPYKPRSDLWLKMGSVTTTPPFDGKSLVYRLGDQRYEKDFYNIYSTLPNEMVGNATRQWLNKAQIFSMTVGQGNSFFPYYNLQVSVEEFYGDYRVRPEAVVTVEFFLTATDPQKRNPVIGKNRYTKRIALKDNTPQALALGQQEALAQILKEYEVVVYGYAGNLPPPLGQ, from the coding sequence ATGACGCCTAAGAAAATTCAGATGATGAAAAATTCACGCCTGACCCAGTTCGCTGCTTGTGTATTCATCATGACTGCCTTGAGCGCTTGCTCCTTGCCTAAAAGACCGGCTTTGGAGACTACTAGTTGGATGGTTGCACCAGAGCGAACAGGGGCACCTTATAAACCGCGTAGTGATTTGTGGCTCAAGATGGGTTCAGTAACAACAACCCCTCCATTCGATGGCAAGTCTTTGGTTTATCGCTTAGGCGATCAGCGCTACGAAAAAGATTTTTACAATATTTATTCTACGCTACCAAATGAGATGGTTGGTAATGCAACTCGCCAGTGGCTCAATAAGGCGCAAATATTTTCGATGACAGTGGGGCAGGGTAATAGCTTCTTCCCTTATTACAATCTGCAAGTTTCTGTTGAAGAGTTTTATGGTGATTATCGTGTTCGTCCAGAGGCGGTTGTCACAGTAGAGTTTTTCTTGACTGCAACCGATCCTCAAAAGCGTAATCCTGTGATTGGTAAAAATCGTTACACAAAACGAATTGCTCTCAAAGACAATACACCTCAAGCTTTGGCCTTGGGTCAGCAAGAGGCTTTGGCGCAAATTTTGAAGGAGTATGAGGTGGTGGTTTATGGATATGCCGGAAATCTACCGCCGCCTTTAGGGCAATAG
- a CDS encoding SDR family oxidoreductase → MDLGLKGKVALVMASSRGLGQAMAVSLAREGVKVAVTGRNPEGLKKSVELIEAAGGIALALSWDLSDPSVIDGLVSKVEKELGPIDILVNNTGGPPPTLAAGQDPALWQKSFNDMVLSLISITDRVLPGMRQRKWGRIITSTTSGAIAPIKNLAISNTLRAALLAWSKTLAAEVAAEGITVNVIMPGRVATDRLRQLDEARAQRENVSYDSVVQASLKQIPMGRYGDPQEYGDTAAFLASQSASFITGSVIRVDGGQIQAI, encoded by the coding sequence ATGGATTTAGGACTCAAAGGCAAAGTAGCATTGGTGATGGCGTCTAGTCGTGGATTGGGGCAGGCGATGGCGGTTTCCTTGGCGCGTGAGGGTGTTAAGGTGGCCGTGACTGGTCGCAATCCCGAGGGGTTGAAGAAGTCAGTTGAGTTGATAGAGGCGGCTGGTGGAATAGCTTTGGCTCTCAGTTGGGATCTATCGGATCCATCGGTGATTGATGGCCTCGTTAGCAAAGTAGAAAAAGAGCTTGGCCCAATTGACATTTTGGTTAACAACACCGGCGGACCTCCTCCAACATTGGCCGCCGGCCAAGATCCTGCACTGTGGCAAAAGAGTTTTAATGACATGGTCCTTTCACTCATCAGTATTACTGATCGAGTTCTACCAGGAATGCGTCAGCGTAAATGGGGTCGCATTATTACGAGCACCACATCGGGTGCAATTGCTCCGATCAAAAATTTGGCTATCTCCAATACATTGCGCGCTGCACTGTTGGCCTGGTCTAAAACTTTGGCGGCAGAAGTGGCTGCTGAAGGCATCACTGTGAATGTGATCATGCCGGGCCGTGTGGCAACTGATCGCTTGCGTCAACTTGATGAGGCACGTGCTCAACGAGAGAATGTCAGTTATGACTCGGTTGTACAGGCTAGCCTGAAACAGATTCCGATGGGCCGTTACGGCGATCCTCAAGAGTATGGTGATACTGCTGCATTCTTAGCCAGTCAAAGCGCATCCTTTATCACTGGGTCCGTGATCCGTGTTGATGGTGGCCAGATTCAGGCAATTTAA
- a CDS encoding ABC transporter permease — MLASFLQSIRRDIRSSELLALLVALTLSVAALSSVSFLADRMQRAFQFDARQLLAADLLLVSDQPLPERFIQEVKARQLNSAQTIVFPSMATVGTQSKLASLKAVSSAYPLRGSLEVLPSQANLTPPSGSVWVDPAMLNALQSKVGDQMLLGDKTFLIGGILQQELDRGAGFMNFAPRVMMSLDDLPSTGLIGLGSRVTYRLLLAGSDQAIADYEKWAEQWIESEGLRGLRIETLENAQPVMRKTLERAERFLSLVALLTAMVAAVAIALSARRYVLKQADVCAVMKCLGASQKTILVNQIKVLGALCLSAAVMGAAIAYGVQEILIRILGNLVFTSLPALSLWPLAWSVLFSSSLLIGFAGPPLFSLVMISPVRLIRKELGALNIKVLWVALLGLITCLTLIAIAAQDLKLASWVAASFGLAVTLFALLSWCVLRILNLLFSKWGSKSFALRFALTAQARRSGFAVMQITALGIALMALLLILLLRQDLLATWQGNIPVDAPNRFMINIQEDQKQSIAQSLIDAGVSTPSYSPMVRARLTEVNGKAVGPNDYVDENARRLVDREFNLSYTEQLPDGNRITAGKWIEGNTPQVSLEVGIAKTLKLKLGDQMTFELAGEKVTAPITSLRKLDWSSMKVNFFVVMPPAMLAGMPQSWITSYYQSPAIEGLDYRLAQSYPNLTIVDVATSLRQIQDVLDRLSSVLGLLFAFTIAAAILVLVAAIAATQDERFRSAALLKAVGASRHLLRKIALAELAIIGILAGALAGLAAGAAAWALGRFVLEIEFHAFAQSLMMGIGLGLLACLLAGFRFQRRIQTATAMECLREI, encoded by the coding sequence GTGCTAGCCAGCTTTCTGCAAAGTATTCGGCGAGACATTCGCTCTAGCGAGCTACTTGCTCTACTGGTTGCCCTGACGCTCTCAGTGGCAGCCTTATCTAGTGTGAGTTTTTTGGCTGATCGGATGCAGCGGGCTTTTCAGTTTGATGCCCGTCAGCTTCTCGCGGCAGATCTCCTATTGGTTTCCGATCAGCCTTTGCCTGAGCGCTTTATTCAAGAGGTCAAGGCGCGACAACTCAATTCAGCTCAAACCATTGTCTTTCCAAGTATGGCTACGGTAGGGACGCAAAGTAAATTAGCCTCCCTAAAAGCTGTCAGTAGTGCCTACCCCTTGCGTGGTTCCTTAGAGGTTTTGCCTTCCCAGGCAAACTTAACTCCGCCGTCTGGTTCAGTTTGGGTAGATCCTGCCATGCTCAATGCCTTGCAGTCTAAAGTCGGCGATCAGATGCTCTTAGGAGATAAGACCTTCCTGATTGGTGGCATCTTGCAGCAGGAGCTTGATCGAGGCGCCGGTTTTATGAATTTCGCGCCTCGCGTCATGATGTCCCTGGATGATTTGCCGTCGACAGGTCTCATTGGTTTGGGAAGTCGCGTAACCTATCGTCTGCTCTTGGCGGGCAGTGACCAAGCTATTGCCGACTATGAAAAGTGGGCAGAGCAATGGATTGAATCTGAAGGTCTCAGGGGTTTGCGTATTGAAACTCTGGAAAACGCCCAGCCTGTAATGCGTAAAACTTTAGAGCGGGCAGAGCGATTTTTGTCTTTGGTTGCCTTGCTGACTGCAATGGTAGCCGCGGTGGCTATCGCCTTATCTGCGCGACGTTATGTATTAAAGCAGGCCGATGTTTGCGCAGTCATGAAATGCCTTGGCGCAAGTCAAAAGACCATCTTAGTAAACCAAATCAAAGTATTGGGTGCCCTGTGCCTATCCGCCGCCGTCATGGGCGCTGCTATTGCTTACGGGGTCCAGGAGATATTGATTCGGATTTTGGGTAACTTGGTTTTTACTAGTCTCCCAGCGCTATCTCTGTGGCCTTTGGCTTGGAGTGTTTTGTTCTCCTCCAGTTTATTAATTGGTTTTGCTGGCCCACCTTTATTCAGCTTGGTTATGATTTCACCGGTTCGACTCATTCGAAAAGAGTTGGGCGCACTAAATATCAAAGTACTTTGGGTTGCACTTTTAGGGTTGATTACTTGCCTGACCTTAATTGCTATCGCAGCTCAGGATTTGAAGTTGGCCTCTTGGGTTGCTGCAAGCTTTGGCTTGGCAGTGACACTTTTCGCTCTGCTGTCTTGGTGCGTTCTGCGTATTCTGAACCTCTTGTTTTCTAAATGGGGGAGTAAGAGCTTCGCTCTGCGTTTTGCGCTCACCGCACAAGCCCGTCGATCTGGATTTGCAGTCATGCAGATTACTGCATTGGGCATTGCCTTGATGGCGTTATTGCTCATTCTTTTGTTGCGACAGGATCTCTTGGCGACATGGCAGGGGAATATTCCAGTAGATGCGCCAAATCGTTTCATGATCAATATTCAGGAAGATCAAAAACAGAGTATTGCCCAGTCTCTAATTGATGCAGGCGTAAGTACGCCTAGCTACAGTCCGATGGTCCGTGCGCGCTTGACTGAGGTTAATGGAAAGGCTGTTGGCCCTAACGACTATGTTGATGAGAATGCCCGTCGCCTGGTTGATAGAGAATTCAATCTCTCTTATACCGAGCAATTACCTGATGGCAATCGCATTACTGCAGGCAAATGGATAGAAGGTAATACTCCGCAAGTTTCACTGGAAGTGGGTATTGCAAAGACTTTGAAGTTAAAGCTGGGGGATCAAATGACTTTTGAGCTCGCTGGAGAGAAAGTCACTGCACCCATCACATCTCTGCGTAAATTGGATTGGAGTTCGATGAAGGTGAACTTCTTCGTTGTCATGCCACCAGCCATGCTTGCTGGAATGCCTCAATCGTGGATTACCTCTTATTATCAAAGCCCTGCAATTGAAGGGCTGGACTACCGACTTGCACAGAGTTACCCCAATCTCACAATCGTGGATGTGGCGACCTCTTTACGGCAAATACAAGATGTATTGGACCGACTGTCCTCAGTGCTTGGTCTATTGTTTGCGTTCACAATCGCAGCAGCGATTCTGGTTCTAGTGGCTGCAATTGCAGCAACCCAAGACGAGCGCTTCAGAAGTGCAGCCTTGCTAAAAGCAGTCGGCGCATCACGCCATCTGCTTAGAAAAATTGCACTGGCTGAACTCGCAATTATTGGAATACTGGCAGGAGCATTGGCTGGCTTGGCTGCCGGTGCAGCTGCATGGGCTCTGGGCCGCTTTGTATTAGAGATTGAGTTCCATGCATTCGCCCAGTCTTTGATGATGGGTATTGGCCTTGGTTTACTTGCTTGTCTCTTGGCAGGCTTTCGCTTCCAGAGAAGAATTCAGACGGCTACTGCCATGGAATGTTTGCGTGAGATTTAG
- a CDS encoding RDD family protein, with amino-acid sequence MITPAELNVLPAPQFWRRVSCNLYEQLVLLGVIAFTFLLPNLGLGILFGISLPSWLTFLYLYAVLGIYFVWYWTKSGQTLAMQTWRVRMIGPGGFKLTRKQAIWRYFYGSLWLAPCVILQWLFELQKWQIIEMLFAVALFLWPLSIYLDRVSPLLRQSLPDRFGGTRLVELPKNLVTLS; translated from the coding sequence GTGATAACCCCTGCCGAGTTAAATGTACTTCCTGCTCCGCAATTTTGGCGGCGGGTCTCTTGCAACCTATATGAGCAATTAGTTTTATTGGGCGTCATTGCCTTTACTTTCTTGCTCCCGAATTTAGGCCTAGGAATTCTGTTTGGCATCTCCCTACCGAGTTGGCTAACCTTTCTTTATCTCTATGCTGTCTTGGGCATTTACTTTGTTTGGTACTGGACCAAATCTGGTCAAACACTCGCAATGCAAACATGGCGCGTACGCATGATTGGGCCTGGTGGTTTTAAGCTGACTCGTAAGCAGGCAATCTGGCGCTACTTCTACGGATCATTATGGCTTGCTCCTTGCGTTATCCTGCAGTGGCTTTTCGAGCTACAGAAATGGCAAATTATTGAGATGCTGTTTGCGGTGGCTTTATTTCTGTGGCCCTTAAGTATTTACTTAGATCGGGTTAGCCCTCTACTACGTCAAAGCCTGCCAGATCGTTTTGGTGGAACCCGCTTGGTGGAGCTACCCAAAAACTTAGTCACACTCTCGTAA